One part of the Pecten maximus chromosome 9, xPecMax1.1, whole genome shotgun sequence genome encodes these proteins:
- the LOC117334131 gene encoding uncharacterized protein LOC117334131 isoform X5 produces the protein MELQRLFYRYYVLFFWIIIDCSLIIVSGRTVRRQTNPEFVQIGRREITVHRGETVVLKCAIRNLGPREVVWRKVSEDFPLSIGTHMYAPVDEMSVDYRRSGKFKTRWDLIIKRTEPRHSGKYECQIVTKGLKTYHINLIVLPSTKPQRKGQEKIHSTSVEEDATGAAIEIYGAVFINMYQKLNLTCNATGVTRAPSAVDWFHDGHIISSSDKKYAKRLMILNKVPEVPGRSLISTLIIERCTDADKGNYVCRSSDLDTTSKTVHILSAVEKNLKKRNDDKKGKTIGGDSPNDDSEANPELQRNTVRGNNSVRQLHSFSVFLVTLLIGLISTIR, from the exons TTTCCGGTCGAACTGTGCGTCGCCAGACAAATCCAGAGTTCGTCCAAATAGGACGGAGGGAGATCACAGTCCACAGAGGGGAGACGGTCGTCCTTAAGTGTGCTATCAGGAATCTGGGACCAAGAGAG GTTGTATGGCGGAAGGTCTCGGAAGATTTCCCACTATCTATAGGAACACATATGTATGCTCCGGTAGATGAGATGTCCGTGGACTACCGACGCTCAGGCAAATTTAAAACTCGCTGGGATCTTATAATAAAACGAACTGAACCAAGACATTCCGGGAAATACGAATGTCAGATTGTTACAAAAGGACTGAAAACATATCATATTAACCTAATAGTTCTAC CATCTACAAAACCACAGCGTAAAG GGCAAGAAAAAATTCACTCCACTTCTGTCGAGGAGGATGCGACGGGAG CAGctatagagatatatggtgCAGTATTTATCAATATGTACCAAAAGCTTAATTTGACATGTAATGCGACCGGGGTTACAAGGGCGCCATCGGCGGTCGACTGGTTCCACGACGGCCATATTATCAGCTCAAGCGATAAAAAATACGCCAAGCGACTGATGATACTGAACAAAGTCCCCGAAGTACCAGGACGGTCACTCATTAGTACACTCATCATAGAAAGATGCACGGATGCCGACAAGGGCAATTATGTGTGTCGGAGCTCAGATCTGGACACGACCAGTAAAACAGTGCATATTTTAAGCG CAGTggaaaagaatttaaaaaagcGTAATGATGATAAAAAGGGTAAGACAATCGGCGGAGACAGCCCCAATGACG ATTCGGAAGCAAATCCCGAATTGCAGCGAAATACAGTAAGGGGAAATAACAGTGTACGCCAATTGCACTCTTTTTCCGTTTTCCTAGTGACATTATTGATAGGTCTGATATCGACCATCAGGTGA